In Pseudomonas sp. MYb327, one DNA window encodes the following:
- a CDS encoding GGDEF domain-containing protein, with translation MKSPSQTNAIDFDSAKLQRLGFGQQQTTLERPISLAQLRQQLGMQLQTSLEPQRILGLFFREIQRLVPLDALSYQHTSSDLRLEFGHRGHHSISYSLSHEGEHLGELEFRRNQRFSEQEQGYLESLLASLLYPMRNTLLYRAATQSALRDPLTDTGNRIAMDQTLTREIELSRRHLQPLSLLMLDIDHFKQINDTHGHSAGDDVLRAVAATIKSQLRNVDMVFRFGGEEFLILLSNTSREAAALVGERLRIAAQAEEYVADGRSIELTVSLGCSTLLPGESVESLLRRADNALYVAKREGRNRLAMAG, from the coding sequence ATGAAATCACCTTCCCAGACCAACGCAATTGACTTCGATAGTGCCAAATTGCAACGCCTGGGCTTTGGTCAGCAGCAAACCACTCTGGAAAGGCCGATCAGTCTCGCGCAACTGCGCCAGCAACTCGGCATGCAGCTGCAAACCAGTCTTGAGCCACAACGCATTCTCGGTTTGTTCTTCCGCGAAATTCAGCGACTTGTTCCCCTCGATGCCTTGAGCTACCAACACACGAGCAGTGACTTGCGCCTGGAGTTCGGGCACCGAGGCCACCACTCGATCAGCTACAGCCTCAGCCACGAAGGCGAACACTTGGGCGAATTGGAATTCCGCCGCAACCAGCGTTTCAGTGAGCAAGAGCAGGGTTACCTCGAATCGCTGCTGGCCTCGCTGCTTTACCCGATGCGCAACACCCTGCTCTACCGCGCAGCCACCCAAAGCGCATTGCGCGACCCGCTGACCGACACCGGCAACCGCATCGCCATGGACCAGACGTTGACGCGGGAAATCGAGCTGTCTCGGCGTCACCTGCAACCCCTGTCGCTGCTGATGCTGGACATCGACCATTTCAAACAGATCAATGACACCCACGGACACAGTGCCGGCGACGACGTTCTCAGGGCCGTTGCCGCCACGATCAAAAGCCAATTGCGCAATGTGGATATGGTGTTTCGCTTCGGGGGCGAAGAGTTTTTGATCCTGCTGTCCAACACCAGCCGGGAAGCGGCGGCCCTGGTCGGTGAGCGACTGCGGATTGCTGCGCAAGCCGAGGAATATGTTGCGGATGGCCGCTCGATCGAACTGACCGTCAGCCTGGGCTGTTCGACACTGCTACCCGGTGAGTCGGTGGAGAGCTTGTTGCGACGGGCCGACAATGCGCTGTATGTCGCCAAGCGCGAGGGGCGTAACCGGTTGGCGATGGCAGGCTGA
- a CDS encoding iron-containing redox enzyme family protein — protein MIDTFNRTGPLMEAASYPAWAQRLIQDCSESKRRVVEHELYQRMRDNKLSAKTMRQYLIGGWPVVEQFALYMAQNLTKTRFARHPGEDMARRWLMRNIRVELNHADYWVNWSRAHGVTLEDLQAQQVAPELHALSHWCWHTSSADSLIVAIAATNYAIEGATGEWSAVVCSNGVYAASFPEEDRKRAMKWLKMHAQYDDAHPWEALEIICTLAGMNPSKSLQDELRSAVCKSYDYMFLFLERCMQLENAERAPVARERLALAES, from the coding sequence GTGATCGACACATTCAACCGAACCGGACCACTCATGGAAGCCGCAAGTTATCCCGCATGGGCCCAGCGCCTGATTCAGGATTGCAGCGAGAGCAAGCGCCGGGTTGTCGAACACGAACTGTATCAGCGCATGCGTGACAACAAGCTCAGTGCAAAGACCATGCGCCAGTACCTCATCGGTGGCTGGCCGGTGGTCGAACAGTTCGCGTTATACATGGCACAAAACCTGACCAAGACCCGTTTTGCCCGGCATCCGGGCGAAGACATGGCGCGTCGCTGGCTGATGCGCAATATTCGAGTCGAATTGAACCATGCCGATTATTGGGTGAACTGGAGCCGTGCACACGGCGTCACCCTGGAAGATCTGCAAGCGCAACAGGTGGCCCCTGAGCTTCACGCCTTGAGCCATTGGTGCTGGCATACCAGTTCGGCGGATTCGCTGATTGTGGCCATTGCTGCCACCAACTACGCCATTGAAGGTGCGACCGGAGAATGGTCGGCGGTGGTCTGTTCCAACGGCGTATACGCAGCGTCATTCCCGGAAGAAGATCGCAAGCGCGCGATGAAGTGGCTGAAGATGCACGCCCAGTATGACGATGCCCATCCATGGGAAGCGCTGGAAATCATCTGCACGCTGGCGGGCATGAATCCGAGCAAGTCCCTTCAGGACGAATTGCGTTCGGCGGTGTGCAAAAGCTATGACTACATGTTCCTGTTCCTGGAACGCTGCATGCAACTGGAAAACGCTGAAAGAGCGCCAGTAGCCCGTGAGCGGTTGGCACTGGCGGAAAGTTGA